The following coding sequences lie in one Phragmites australis chromosome 8, lpPhrAust1.1, whole genome shotgun sequence genomic window:
- the LOC133925787 gene encoding transcription factor LRL2-like yields MQPSVREMAGGDGGGGPQADDFFDQMLSTLPSAWADLGAGSKSPWELAAGAAAEDPAAQAFGDESALLASRLRQHQTGGDKSSTVMLQLSDLHRHGLAGGGGGGEENGGGGFSAPLPLFTDRSAPAREEMEGGFKSPNATAGDHHALFNGFGMHGAGAVQPQFGQGGAVSPQSLGGPAASGGAAPAGAASSAGGGAAPPRQQRVRARRGQATDPHSIAERLRRERIAERMKSLQELVPNANKTDKASMLDEIIDYVKFLQLQVKVLSMSRLGGAAAGMAPLVASMSSEGNSNGSISNSGGAKGSVATKGNGNGEGGGGLRVTEQQVAKMMEEDMGTAMQYLQGKGLCLMPISLASAISSATSSVSLLSRPPVRHAAGVGQPHDGNGAAAMSPASANGAGGDDPRPTVAAAPVAGISE; encoded by the exons ATGCAGCCGAGCGTCCGCGAAatggccggcggcgacggcgggggcgGGCCGCAGGCCGACGACTTCTTCGACCAGATGCTCTCCACGCTGCCCTCCGCGTGGGCCGACCTGGGCGCCGGCAGCAAGTCGCCCTGGGAGCTCGccgcgggcgccgccgccgaagacCCGGCCGCGCAGGCCTTCGGCGACGAGTCGGCGCTGCTCGCGTCCCGCCTCCGGCAGCACCAGACCGGCGGGGACAAGTCCTCCACTGTCATGCTGCAGCTCAGCGACCTGCACCGTCACGGCCTGGCTGGCGggggcggcggaggcgaggaGAACGGGGGCGGCGGGTTCTCCGCCCCGCTGCCACTGTTCACGGACCGGTCGGCGCCAGCGcgggaggagatggagggcgGCTTCAAGTCGCCCAACGCCACC GCAGGTGATCATCACGCGCTGTTCAACGGGTTCGGGATGCACGGCGCTGGCGCCGTCCAGCCACAGTTTGGGCAG GGAGGAGCAGTGTCGCCTCAGAGCCTGGGAGGACCAGCAGCGAGCGGCGGGGCGGCACCAGCTGGAGCAGCTTCATCGGCCGGCGGCGGGGCAGCACCGCCGCGGCAGCAGCGGGTGCGCGCGAGGAGGGGGCAGGCCACTGATCCCCACAGCATCGCCGAACGT CTTCGGAGGGAGAGGATCGCGGAGCGGATGAAATCGCTGCAGGAGCTGGTCCCGAATGCCAACAAG ACGGACAAGGCGTCGATGCTGGACGAGATCATCGACTATGTGAAGTTCCTGCAGCTCCAAGTTAAG GTTCTGAGCATGAGCCGGCtgggcggcgccgccgccggcatgGCTCCTCTGGTTGCAAGCATGTCCTCAGAG GGCAATAGCAATGGGAGCATCAGCAACAGCGGTGGTGCAAAAGGGAGTGTTGCAACCAAGGGCAACGGCAacggcgagggcggcggcgggctgCGGGTGACGGAGCAGCAGGTGGCGAAGATGATGGAGGAGGACATGGGCACGGCGATGCAGTACCTGCAGGGCAAGGGCCTGTGCCTCATGCCCATCTCCCTCGCGTCCGCCATCTCCTCCGCCACCTCGTCCGTGTCGCTCCTCTCCCGCCCACCCGTCCGCCACGCCGCCGGCGTAGGTCAGCCGCACGACGGGAACGGCGCCGCAGCGATGTCGCCGGCGTCGGCTAACGGTGCCGGAGGTGACGATCCGCGGCCGacagtggcggcggcgccggtggcGGGAATCAGTGAATGA
- the LOC133926368 gene encoding uncharacterized protein LOC133926368 produces the protein MAGSVPPTGAARAVVLRLDDLALPPRYLTVPSHLPVSDLLGSLPLPSSSYYLTSDGRPLPASSPVSSLPPSASVQLRIRALRGGGGDGGATGAESRDCYLSMYLSKKPDKADPNEARLSRFTCCALSGVPLTAPAVADRLGNLFNKVALVEALLHKRLPKALSHIRGLRDMIPIHLHPKPDADASGEEVRFQCPITGLEFNGKYQFLALRGCGHVLSVKAFKEVKTSVCLVCHKEFDEADKMPINGTEEEVSVLRKRMEEKRGKLKEKKDKKDKKVGNGLSGSIHAAAAVEAGAEKLGNGKNGEAAAAKRFKAADHAPAYANKEVYASIFTSSRKSDFKETYSCRSLPLGRN, from the coding sequence ATGGCCGGCTCCGTCCCACCCACCGGTGCCGCCAGGGCCGTCGTGCTCCGCCTCGACGACCTGGCGCTGCCCCCGCGGTACCTCACGGTCCCCTCCCACCTCCCTGTCTCCGACCTCCTCGGCTCCCTCCCGCTCCCCTCCTCGTCCTACTACCTCACCTCCGATGGCCGCCCGCTGCCGGCCTCCTCGCCCGTGTCCTCCCTCCCGCCGTCCGCCTCCGTTCAGCTCCGCATCCGCGCGCtccgcggcgggggcggcgacggcggggccACGGGCGCCGAGTCCCGCGACTGCTACCTCTCCATGTATCTCTCCAAGAAGCCCGACAAGGCCGACCCCAACGAGGCACGCCTCTCCCGCTTCACCTGCTGCGCTCTCTCCGGGGTGCCCCTCACCGCGCCCGCCGTCGCCGACCGCCTCGGGAACCTCTTCAACAAAGTGGCACTTGTCGAGGCGCTCCTCCACAAGCGCCTGCCCAAGGCACTCTCCCACATCCGCGGCCTCCGCGACATGATCCCAATCCACCTGCACCCCAAGCCGGACGCCGACGCCTCCGGGGAGGAGGTCCGGTTTCAGTGCCCCATCACCGGGCTCGAGTTCAACGGGAAGTACCAATTTCTCGCTCTCCGCGGGTGCGGTCACGTGCTGAGTGTTAAGGCATTCAAGGAGGTGAAGACGTCCGTGTGCTTGGTCTGCCACAAGGAGTTTGATGAGGCCGACAAGATGCCAATCAATGGGACCGAGGAGGAGGTGTCGGTCTTGAGGAAGAGGAtggaggagaagagggggaagttgaaggagaagaaagacaagaaggacaagaaggtgGGGAACGGCCTCAGTGGGAGTAtacatgctgctgctgctgttgaggCAGGGGCTGAGAAGTTGGGGAATGGAAAGAATGGGGAGGCTGCTGCAGCCAAGCGGTTCAAGGCTGCGGACCATGCACCAGCCTATGCGAACAAGGAAGTGTATGCATCGATTTTTACATCTTCCAGGAAGTCGGATTTCAAGGAGACTTACTCATGCCGATCACTTCCGCTTGGAAGGAACTGA
- the LOC133926370 gene encoding uncharacterized protein LOC133926370, with protein MASEDSKDILKNVDWKTVGGAVTTESSQPIVKKRLPKKIRQVPDCYFLHRRSWPSALAFFGAVCAAGVGAGMQLEVWINKRIKEDGGIIWEMDK; from the exons ATGGCCAGTGAAGACTCTAAAGATATCCTGAAGAATGTGGACTGGAAGACTGTGGGTGGCGCAGTGACTACTGAATCTAGCCAACCCATCGTTAAGAAGCGTCTCCCAAAGAAAATCAGACAAGTCCCTGACTGTTATTTTCTGCATCGGCGGTCTTGGCCTTCTGCACTGGCATTCTTTGGTGCTGTTTGTGCTGCTGGGGTTGGTGCAGGAATGCAGCTTGAGGTTTGGATAAACAAAAGGATCAAAG AGGATGGTGGTATTATCTGGGAGATGGATAAATGA